A stretch of Terriglobia bacterium DNA encodes these proteins:
- a CDS encoding VOC family protein, with amino-acid sequence MKTTEGWTLQTGHIGLNVTNLGRSRKFYQDIFGFKVMLESEAENRKFAFLGDGHNIVLTLWQQSDGRFGGHKPGLHHLSFQLASIDEVKQAEQKLRALKVKLLYDGIVPHSEGMDSGGVFFEDPDGIRLEIYSPTGAGDRPAPVAGAPT; translated from the coding sequence ATGAAGACAACCGAGGGCTGGACGCTTCAGACGGGCCACATAGGTCTGAACGTCACCAACCTTGGGCGCTCCAGGAAGTTTTACCAGGACATTTTCGGTTTCAAGGTCATGCTTGAATCGGAGGCGGAGAATCGCAAATTTGCCTTCCTGGGCGATGGGCACAACATCGTTCTGACGTTGTGGCAGCAAAGCGATGGACGGTTCGGCGGCCACAAGCCTGGGCTTCATCACCTGTCGTTCCAGCTTGCTTCAATCGATGAAGTTAAGCAGGCGGAACAGAAGCTTCGTGCTTTGAAGGTAAAGTTGTTGTATGACGGCATCGTCCCGCACTCCGAAGGGATGGATTCCGGCGGAGTGTTTTTCGAAGATCCGGATGGGATCCGTCTTGAGATTTACAGTCCTACCGGCGCGGGAGACAGGCCGGCTCCGGTCGCGGGCGCTCCCACCTGA
- a CDS encoding FAD-dependent oxidoreductase, with product MVDQATWPIFMTKLKNRKEVAERTMAFQFEKPGDWTFKAGQFIDITLPNPPETDAEGNTRGFSIASAPQEDFLMVTTRLRDTAFKRSLKTVPLGTEVKVEGPFGSLTLHNDTSRPCVLLAGGIGITPFRSIVVRAAKEKLAHRIFLFYSNRRPEDAAFLEEMQALQKENPNFHLIATMTDMEKSHRGWQGEKGLIDKEMLSRHLKGVENAIYYIAGPAAMVNGLHKVLNAAGIDDDDIRIEEFTGY from the coding sequence ATGGTTGATCAGGCCACTTGGCCAATCTTTATGACGAAATTGAAAAACCGGAAGGAAGTGGCTGAGCGGACGATGGCTTTCCAGTTCGAGAAACCGGGCGACTGGACTTTCAAGGCAGGCCAGTTTATTGACATCACTCTGCCCAATCCGCCGGAAACTGACGCTGAAGGCAACACGCGCGGTTTTTCTATCGCGAGTGCGCCGCAGGAAGACTTCTTGATGGTAACGACCCGTCTTCGCGACACCGCCTTTAAACGATCACTGAAGACGGTGCCGCTGGGCACCGAAGTCAAGGTAGAGGGCCCCTTCGGCAGCCTGACACTGCATAACGATACATCGAGGCCCTGCGTGTTGCTGGCGGGAGGAATTGGCATCACGCCCTTCAGGAGCATCGTGGTTCGCGCTGCAAAGGAAAAGCTGGCGCACCGCATTTTCCTTTTTTATTCCAACCGGAGGCCAGAGGATGCAGCCTTTCTCGAGGAAATGCAAGCCCTTCAGAAAGAGAATCCCAATTTTCATCTGATCGCCACGATGACCGATATGGAAAAATCTCACCGAGGCTGGCAGGGTGAAAAGGGCCTCATCGACAAGGAGATGCTCTCGAGACATTTGAAGGGGGTCGAGAACGCCATCTATTACATCGCTGGCCCGGCGGCCATGGTCAACGGCCTCCACAAGGTGCTGAATGCCGCTGGCATCGATGATGATGACATCAGGATCGAGGAGTTCACAGGGTATTGA
- a CDS encoding pyridoxamine 5'-phosphate oxidase family protein: protein MIESIYHCGELAVQARAGVSEQAQHIGTSIRSDMPNIAREFLQSQRMVVLATPDSTGRVWVSALCGPPGFIQATDSQTVKIRSTTVPGGPLDEILKHRPEVGLIAVEFSTRRRMKVKGHSERASDGTLIIHAARVYSQCTKYIQARETIDKPAEAAGAKPGVQSESLTPGQQKWIADADTFFVGSFHPETGADASHRGGNPGFVKVMSSETLVFPNYWGNSMLNTLGNVTVDSHAGLLFIDFDTGSTLQITGTACVIWDPNRVAEFPGANQLVEYRATRVIETPNAIPLRWRFVAYSSANPS, encoded by the coding sequence GTGATCGAGTCCATCTACCATTGCGGTGAACTGGCAGTTCAGGCACGGGCTGGAGTCAGCGAGCAGGCGCAGCACATCGGCACGAGCATTCGCTCGGACATGCCGAACATCGCCCGGGAGTTTCTGCAAAGCCAGCGAATGGTGGTTCTGGCAACGCCGGACTCGACGGGACGGGTATGGGTATCGGCGTTGTGCGGACCTCCAGGTTTTATACAAGCAACCGACAGTCAAACCGTGAAGATTCGCAGCACGACTGTGCCTGGCGGCCCACTTGACGAAATTCTTAAGCATCGGCCCGAGGTCGGGTTAATTGCAGTCGAGTTTTCCACCCGTCGCAGAATGAAAGTCAAAGGTCATTCTGAACGTGCGAGCGATGGCACGTTGATCATCCATGCAGCGCGAGTTTACTCGCAGTGTACGAAGTATATCCAGGCCCGCGAGACAATTGACAAACCGGCTGAAGCTGCGGGGGCGAAGCCGGGGGTTCAGTCAGAATCTCTTACGCCTGGCCAGCAGAAATGGATTGCCGACGCGGATACGTTTTTCGTCGGAAGCTTTCATCCTGAGACTGGCGCCGATGCTTCCCATCGCGGCGGCAATCCGGGATTCGTTAAGGTGATGAGCAGTGAGACCCTGGTCTTCCCAAACTACTGGGGAAACAGCATGCTCAACACTCTGGGCAATGTCACGGTGGATTCCCACGCAGGACTCCTCTTCATCGATTTTGATACAGGCTCTACGCTCCAAATTACAGGAACCGCCTGCGTGATCTGGGATCCGAATCGAGTTGCGGAGTTTCCTGGGGCAAATCAGCTTGTCGAGTACCGGGCAACCCGAGTCATCGAAACGCCTAACGCGATTCCTCTCCGATGGCGCTTCGTGGCATATTCCTCGGCAAATCCGAGCTAA